A window of Rhizobium acidisoli contains these coding sequences:
- a CDS encoding adenylate/guanylate cyclase domain-containing protein, producing the protein MLSYPNKAGTASEADEGVWPIRRRRILDWLVNETRGERFIDNILVEMCGKLLAAGVPVARATLHFRVNHPQWIGARLLWKEGLPEAKIDTFAYGVENTPDFLTSPVNAIHQGAEEVRRQLEGTAAGDLDSFYQELRDDGLTEYIAWPLEHTFGKRHVATFSTSRPGGFEREHVDFLRDLLPALTLVSEIRLKNIMARTLLQTYVGPHASEQILSGVTTRGSGATVGAAIMICDLRDFTAISDLWPRDDVIHLLNDYFDAISDPIERFGGEILKFMGDGLLAIFPLSKETACADLLQAIREGQASMAELNEEHVRMGRDPLRYGVGVHVGDVMYGNIGSRRRLDFTVIGPAVNVASRLESLTKEVKRPVLLSRAFVEMADCAKDMDSLGTFPLRGLGEPVDVFAFPER; encoded by the coding sequence ATGTTGTCTTATCCAAACAAGGCCGGAACTGCTTCCGAAGCAGACGAAGGCGTCTGGCCGATCCGCAGGAGACGGATCCTCGACTGGCTGGTGAACGAGACGCGCGGCGAGCGCTTCATCGACAATATCCTGGTGGAGATGTGCGGGAAGCTGCTGGCGGCAGGCGTGCCGGTGGCGCGGGCGACGCTGCATTTCAGGGTGAACCACCCACAATGGATTGGTGCCCGCCTTCTCTGGAAGGAGGGACTGCCGGAGGCGAAGATCGATACATTCGCCTATGGCGTCGAAAACACGCCGGATTTCCTGACCAGTCCCGTCAACGCGATCCATCAGGGTGCAGAGGAGGTGCGCAGGCAGCTGGAGGGTACAGCCGCAGGCGACTTGGATTCATTCTATCAGGAACTGCGTGACGACGGCCTGACCGAGTATATCGCCTGGCCGCTCGAGCATACTTTCGGCAAACGGCATGTGGCGACATTTTCCACCAGCCGGCCGGGCGGCTTCGAGCGCGAACATGTCGATTTCCTGCGCGATCTGCTGCCGGCCTTGACCCTCGTCAGCGAAATCAGGCTGAAGAACATCATGGCGCGTACGCTGCTGCAGACCTATGTCGGGCCGCATGCGAGCGAGCAGATCCTGTCGGGCGTGACGACGCGCGGCAGCGGCGCCACCGTCGGCGCGGCGATCATGATCTGCGACCTGCGCGACTTTACGGCAATCTCCGATCTCTGGCCGCGCGACGATGTCATCCATCTGCTCAACGATTATTTCGATGCGATATCGGATCCGATCGAACGGTTTGGCGGCGAGATCCTGAAGTTCATGGGCGACGGATTGCTGGCGATCTTCCCACTGAGCAAGGAAACGGCCTGCGCCGATCTGCTGCAGGCGATCCGCGAAGGGCAGGCGTCGATGGCCGAGCTGAACGAGGAGCATGTGCGCATGGGCCGCGATCCGCTGCGCTACGGCGTCGGGGTGCATGTCGGCGACGTCATGTACGGCAATATCGGCTCACGCCGGCGGCTTGATTTCACCGTCATCGGCCCGGCGGTCAATGTCGCCTCGCGGCTGGAAAGCCTGACCAAGGAGGTCAAGCGCCCGGTGCTCTTGTCGCGGGCCTTCGTCGAGATGGCGGACTGCGCCAAAGACATGGACAGTCTCGGCACCTTCCCGCTGCGCGGGCTCGGAGAGCCGGTCGATGTCTTCGCGTTTCCGGAGCGGTAG
- the nrdF gene encoding class 1b ribonucleoside-diphosphate reductase subunit beta codes for MNMQLKTVSRVRAINWNRIEDDKDLEVWNRLTGNFWLPEKVPLSNDIPSWATLTAAEQQLTIRVFTGLTLLDTIQNGVGAVGLMEDAVTPHEEAVLSNVSFMEAVHARSYSSIFSTLCSTPDVDDAYRWSEENEFLQRKSTLIMEQYRCGDPLKKKVASVFLESFLFYSGFYLPMYWSSRAKLTNTADMIRLIIRDEAVHGYYIGYKFQRGLERLSEQRKQEIKDFAFDLLLELYDNEARYTEALYDGVGLTEDVKKFLHYNANKALMNLGYEALFPAEACKVNPAILSALSPNADENHDFFSGSGSSYVIGKAVATEDEDWDF; via the coding sequence ATGAACATGCAATTGAAAACCGTCTCCCGCGTGCGCGCCATCAACTGGAACCGCATTGAGGACGACAAGGATCTCGAAGTCTGGAACCGGCTGACCGGCAATTTCTGGCTGCCGGAGAAAGTGCCGCTGTCCAACGACATTCCCTCCTGGGCGACGCTGACGGCGGCCGAGCAGCAGCTGACGATCCGGGTCTTCACCGGGCTGACGCTGCTCGACACGATCCAGAACGGTGTGGGCGCCGTCGGGCTGATGGAGGATGCGGTCACCCCGCATGAGGAGGCAGTGCTTTCCAACGTCTCCTTCATGGAGGCGGTGCACGCGCGCTCCTACTCCTCGATCTTTTCGACGCTCTGCTCGACGCCCGACGTCGACGATGCCTATCGCTGGTCCGAGGAGAACGAATTCCTGCAGCGCAAATCGACGCTGATCATGGAGCAGTATCGCTGCGGCGATCCCTTGAAGAAGAAGGTCGCCAGCGTCTTCCTCGAAAGCTTCCTGTTCTATTCCGGCTTCTACCTGCCGATGTACTGGTCGAGCCGCGCCAAGCTCACCAACACGGCAGACATGATCCGGCTGATCATCCGCGACGAGGCGGTGCACGGCTATTATATCGGCTACAAATTCCAGCGCGGACTGGAGCGGCTTTCCGAGCAGAGAAAACAGGAGATCAAGGATTTCGCCTTCGACCTCTTGCTCGAACTCTACGACAATGAGGCGAGATATACCGAAGCGCTTTATGACGGCGTCGGGCTCACCGAGGACGTCAAGAAATTCCTGCATTACAATGCCAACAAGGCGCTGATGAACCTCGGCTACGAGGCGCTTTTCCCGGCCGAAGCCTGCAAGGTCAATCCGGCGATCCTGTCGGCGCTTTCGCCGAATGCCGACGAGAACCACGATTTCTTCTCGGGCTCCGGTTCCTCTTATGTGATCGGCAAGGCTGTCGCGACAGAAGACGAGGACTGGGATTTCTGA
- the nrdE gene encoding class 1b ribonucleoside-diphosphate reductase subunit alpha, with the protein MDTGTTLTRDAGAKPHNSFAHPAGERPLKAVETLDYHALNAMLNLYDDEGRIQLEKDRMAAKQYFLQHVNQNTVFFHNLREKLDYLVTEGYYEQEVLDQYSFNFVRDLFDQAYARKFRFPTFLGAFKYYTSYTLKTFDGKRYLERYEDRICMVALTLARGDEALARDMVDEIISGRFQPATPTFLNAGKKQRGELVSCFLLRVEDNMESIGRSINSALQLSKRGGGVALSLTNIREAGAPIKQIENQSSGIIPVMKLLEDSFSYANQLGARQGAGAVYLNAHHPDIMRFLDTKRENADEKIRIKTLSLGVVVPDISFELARNNEDMYLFSPYDVERVYGVPFTEISVTEKYREMVADAGISKKKIKAREFFQVLAEIQFESGYPYIMFEDTVNRANPIAGRISMSNLCSEILQVSEASEYNDDLSYKHLGKDISCNLGSLNIAAAMDSADFGKTIETSIRALTAVSDMSHIASVPSIEKGNDESHAIGLGQMNLHGYLARERIFYGSEEGVDFTNIYFYTVTYHAIRASNLLALERGTSFKGFENSKYASGEYFDKYTEEEWQPTTEKVQALFDDAGIPVPTQEDWAALKTAVMASGLYNRNLQAVPPTGSISYINHSTSSIHPIVSKIEIRKEGKIGRVYYPAPFMTNDNLDYYQDAYEIGAEKIIDTYAAATQHVDQGLSLTLFFRDTATTRDINKAQIHAWKKGIKTIYYIRLRQMALSGTEVQGCVSCTL; encoded by the coding sequence GGGCAGGATCCAGCTCGAAAAGGACCGCATGGCGGCGAAGCAGTATTTCCTGCAGCATGTGAACCAGAACACCGTGTTCTTTCACAATCTGAGGGAAAAGCTCGATTACCTCGTGACCGAGGGCTATTACGAGCAGGAGGTTCTCGACCAATATTCCTTCAATTTCGTCCGCGACCTGTTCGACCAGGCCTATGCCAGGAAGTTCCGGTTCCCGACTTTCCTCGGCGCCTTCAAATATTACACCAGCTATACGCTGAAGACCTTTGACGGAAAGCGCTATCTCGAGCGCTACGAGGACCGCATCTGCATGGTGGCGCTGACTTTGGCGCGCGGCGACGAGGCCCTTGCCCGCGACATGGTCGACGAGATCATCTCCGGCCGCTTCCAGCCGGCGACGCCGACCTTCCTCAATGCCGGCAAGAAACAGCGCGGTGAACTGGTTTCCTGCTTCCTGCTGCGGGTCGAGGACAATATGGAATCGATCGGCCGGTCGATCAATTCGGCGCTGCAATTGTCGAAGCGCGGCGGCGGCGTGGCGCTGTCGCTGACGAACATCCGCGAGGCCGGCGCGCCGATCAAGCAGATCGAGAACCAGTCATCGGGCATCATCCCGGTGATGAAGCTGCTCGAAGACAGTTTCTCCTATGCCAACCAGCTCGGTGCCCGGCAGGGAGCCGGTGCTGTCTATCTCAACGCCCATCACCCTGACATCATGCGCTTCCTCGACACCAAGCGTGAGAATGCCGACGAGAAGATCCGCATCAAGACGCTGTCGCTCGGCGTCGTCGTGCCCGACATCAGCTTCGAACTCGCGAGGAACAACGAGGACATGTACCTGTTCTCGCCCTATGACGTCGAGCGCGTCTATGGTGTGCCCTTTACCGAGATTTCGGTGACAGAAAAATATCGGGAGATGGTGGCAGATGCCGGCATCTCCAAGAAGAAGATCAAGGCGCGGGAATTCTTCCAGGTGCTTGCCGAAATCCAGTTCGAAAGCGGTTATCCCTACATCATGTTCGAGGACACGGTGAACCGGGCGAACCCGATCGCCGGGCGTATTTCGATGAGCAATCTCTGCTCGGAGATCCTGCAGGTCAGTGAGGCGAGCGAATATAATGACGACCTCTCCTACAAGCATCTCGGCAAGGATATTTCCTGCAATCTCGGCTCGCTGAACATTGCGGCCGCCATGGATTCCGCCGATTTCGGTAAGACGATCGAGACCTCGATCCGGGCGCTGACGGCGGTTTCCGATATGAGCCATATTGCCTCGGTTCCGTCGATCGAGAAAGGCAATGACGAAAGCCACGCGATCGGCCTCGGCCAGATGAACCTGCACGGATACCTCGCCCGCGAACGTATCTTTTACGGTTCCGAAGAAGGCGTCGATTTCACCAATATCTATTTCTACACGGTGACCTATCACGCGATCCGCGCCTCGAATCTCCTGGCGCTCGAACGCGGCACCAGCTTCAAGGGTTTCGAGAACTCGAAATATGCCTCCGGCGAATATTTCGACAAATATACCGAGGAGGAATGGCAGCCGACGACGGAGAAGGTGCAGGCGCTATTCGACGATGCCGGCATCCCTGTTCCGACACAGGAAGATTGGGCAGCGCTGAAGACGGCTGTCATGGCCTCCGGTCTCTATAACCGGAATCTGCAGGCGGTGCCGCCGACCGGGTCGATCTCCTATATCAACCACTCGACCTCCTCGATCCATCCGATCGTCTCGAAGATCGAAATCCGCAAGGAAGGCAAGATCGGCCGTGTCTATTATCCGGCGCCGTTCATGACCAACGACAATCTCGATTATTACCAGGATGCCTACGAGATTGGCGCGGAGAAGATTATCGACACCTATGCGGCGGCGACCCAGCATGTCGACCAGGGCCTGTCGCTAACCTTGTTCTTCCGCGATACCGCGACGACGCGCGACATCAACAAGGCGCAGATCCACGCCTGGAAGAAGGGCATCAAGACGATCTACTACATCCGCCTTCGCCAGATGGCGCTGTCCGGCACCGAGGTGCAGGGCTGCGTGTCTTGTACGCTGTGA